A single Ketogulonicigenium vulgare WSH-001 DNA region contains:
- the rpsS gene encoding 30S ribosomal protein S19: MARSVWKGPFVDAYVLKKAEASRQSGRSEVIKIWSRRSTILPQFVGLTFGVYNGHKHIPVAVTEEMIGQKFGEYSPTRTYYGHAADKKAKRK; this comes from the coding sequence ATGGCTCGTTCTGTTTGGAAAGGCCCTTTTGTTGACGCTTACGTGCTGAAAAAAGCCGAAGCTTCGCGTCAATCTGGCCGTAGCGAAGTGATCAAGATCTGGTCGCGTCGTTCGACAATCCTGCCGCAATTCGTCGGCCTGACGTTCGGCGTCTACAACGGGCATAAGCATATCCCCGTTGCTGTCACCGAAGAAATGATCGGCCAAAAGTTTGGTGAATATTCGCCGACCCGTACCTACTACGGGCACGCTGCGGACAAAAAAGCGAAGCGGAAATAA
- the rplB gene encoding 50S ribosomal protein L2: MALKSYKPTTPGQRGLVLIDRSELWKGRPVKTLTEGLTKSGGRNNTGRVTMWHKGGGAKRLYRIVDFKRRKFDVAATVERIEYDPNRTAFIALIKYEDGEQAYILAPQRLAVGDQVVAGAKTDVKPGNAMPFSGMPIGTIVHNVELKAGKGGQLARAAGTYAQFVGRDGGYAQIRLSSGELRLVRQECMATVGAVSNPDNSNQNLGKAGRKRHMGVRPTVRGVSMNPIDHPHGGGEGRTSGGRHPVTPWGKGTKGTRTRNKNKASSKLILRSRHAKKGR, from the coding sequence ATGGCATTGAAGTCGTATAAACCGACGACGCCTGGCCAGCGTGGGCTGGTTCTGATCGACCGTTCGGAGCTTTGGAAAGGTCGCCCTGTCAAGACCCTCACCGAGGGCCTGACCAAGTCGGGTGGCCGGAACAATACCGGACGCGTCACGATGTGGCACAAAGGCGGTGGCGCAAAGCGTCTGTACCGCATTGTGGATTTTAAGCGTCGTAAGTTCGACGTTGCAGCCACCGTTGAGCGGATCGAATACGATCCGAACCGGACTGCATTCATCGCGCTGATCAAATATGAAGATGGCGAGCAAGCATATATCCTGGCTCCGCAGCGTTTGGCTGTGGGTGACCAAGTGGTTGCTGGCGCTAAAACCGACGTGAAACCCGGTAACGCGATGCCCTTCTCGGGCATGCCGATCGGTACGATCGTTCACAACGTCGAGCTGAAAGCCGGCAAGGGCGGCCAATTGGCGCGCGCTGCAGGCACCTACGCTCAATTCGTCGGCCGCGATGGCGGCTACGCTCAGATCCGCCTGTCCTCGGGCGAGCTGCGTCTGGTGCGTCAGGAATGCATGGCCACCGTCGGTGCCGTGTCGAACCCCGACAACTCGAACCAGAACCTGGGTAAAGCCGGTCGTAAGCGCCACATGGGCGTCCGTCCGACCGTTCGCGGTGTCTCGATGAACCCGATCGACCACCCGCACGGTGGTGGTGAAGGTCGCACCTCGGGTGGCCGTCACCCGGTTACCCCGTGGGGTAAGGGCACCAAGGGTACCCGTACCCGTAACAAGAACAAGGCGTCGTCGAAGCTTATCCTTCGTTCGCGTCACGCCAAGAAGGGGCGCTAA
- a CDS encoding 50S ribosomal protein L23, with translation MTAKPEQYDVIRKPIITEKATLASESNAVVFEVAIDATKPQIKGAVEALFGVKVKAVNTTITKGKVKRFRGQLGTRKDVKKAYVTLVEGNTIDVSTGL, from the coding sequence ATGACCGCCAAACCCGAACAGTACGATGTGATCCGCAAGCCGATCATCACTGAAAAAGCAACGCTGGCGTCGGAATCGAACGCTGTTGTTTTCGAAGTTGCGATCGACGCGACCAAGCCGCAGATCAAGGGCGCTGTTGAAGCCCTGTTCGGCGTCAAGGTGAAGGCCGTGAACACGACCATCACCAAAGGCAAGGTCAAGCGTTTCCGCGGCCAACTCGGCACGCGCAAAGACGTCAAGAAAGCCTATGTTACCCTGGTTGAGGGTAACACCATTGACGTTTCCACCGGTCTCTAA
- the rplD gene encoding 50S ribosomal protein L4, whose protein sequence is MKIDAINLDGGAAGSVELNDAIFALEPRADILHRLVRWQRARAQQGTHKVLGKSEVSYSTKKIYRQKGTGGARHGSKKAPIFRHGGVYKGPTPRSHEHDLTKKFRALGLKHALSAKAKAGELVVIEAATVAEAKTALLAKQLSNLGWKRALVIDGAAVDEGFARAARNIANLDILPSMGANVYDILRSDTLVLTKAAVEALEARLK, encoded by the coding sequence ATGAAGATTGATGCGATCAATCTCGACGGCGGCGCCGCCGGTTCCGTCGAACTCAACGACGCGATCTTCGCGCTAGAGCCGCGTGCAGACATTCTGCACCGTCTGGTGCGTTGGCAGCGTGCGCGTGCCCAACAAGGTACCCACAAGGTCCTGGGCAAGTCGGAAGTCAGCTACTCGACCAAGAAGATCTACCGCCAAAAAGGCACCGGTGGCGCACGTCACGGTTCCAAAAAGGCACCGATCTTCCGTCACGGTGGTGTCTACAAAGGCCCGACCCCGCGTTCGCACGAGCATGACCTGACCAAAAAGTTCCGCGCTTTGGGTCTGAAGCACGCCCTGTCGGCGAAAGCCAAAGCAGGCGAGCTGGTTGTGATCGAAGCTGCAACCGTCGCTGAAGCCAAGACCGCACTGCTGGCAAAGCAGCTGTCGAACCTGGGCTGGAAGCGTGCGCTTGTGATCGACGGCGCTGCCGTTGATGAGGGCTTTGCCCGCGCTGCGCGCAACATCGCTAACCTGGACATTCTGCCCTCGATGGGTGCGAACGTCTACGACATCCTGCGCAGTGACACTCTGGTGCTCACCAAAGCGGCTGTCGAAGCTCTGGAGGCACGTCTGAAATGA
- the rplC gene encoding 50S ribosomal protein L3, whose product MRSGTIAKKIGMTRLFLEDGRQVPVTVLQFENLQVVAQRTVEKDGYTAVQLGAGTAKAKNVTQPMRGHFAAAKVEPKRKLAEFRVTPENLIPVGAEIIADHYVAGQFVDISGTSIGKGFAGVMKRHNFGGLRASHGVSVSHRSHGSVGQCQDPGRIFKGKKMAGHMGSARVTTQNLQVIRTDSTRGLVMVKGAVPGNKGGWVTIKDAVKKKPAENIAFPAALRDTAVAVEGGEQ is encoded by the coding sequence CTGCGTTCTGGTACGATCGCCAAGAAAATCGGCATGACCCGTCTGTTCCTTGAGGACGGCCGTCAGGTTCCGGTTACCGTTTTGCAATTCGAAAACCTGCAGGTTGTTGCACAGCGCACCGTCGAGAAGGATGGCTACACCGCCGTTCAGCTGGGTGCTGGCACCGCCAAGGCCAAGAATGTCACCCAACCCATGCGCGGTCACTTTGCCGCTGCTAAGGTTGAGCCCAAGCGTAAGCTGGCTGAGTTCCGCGTCACCCCCGAGAATCTGATTCCCGTTGGTGCCGAGATCATTGCTGACCATTATGTTGCCGGCCAGTTCGTCGACATCTCGGGCACTTCGATCGGTAAGGGCTTTGCCGGTGTTATGAAGCGCCACAACTTTGGCGGTCTGCGTGCATCGCACGGTGTGTCGGTCTCGCACCGCTCGCACGGTTCGGTGGGTCAGTGTCAGGATCCTGGCCGCATCTTCAAAGGTAAGAAGATGGCTGGTCACATGGGTTCGGCCCGCGTCACCACGCAAAACCTGCAAGTTATCCGCACCGACTCGACCCGTGGTCTGGTCATGGTGAAGGGCGCTGTCCCGGGTAACAAGGGTGGCTGGGTCACCATCAAAGATGCCGTCAAGAAAAAGCCCGCAGAGAACATCGCGTTCCCCGCAGCTTTGCGTGACACGGCTGTCGCCGTTGAAGGAGGCGAACAATGA
- the rpsJ gene encoding 30S ribosomal protein S10: MASSSQTIRIRLKAFDYRVLDASTAEIVSTAKRTGASVRGPIPLPNKIEKFTVLRGPHIDKKSRDQFEIRTHKRLLDIVDPTPQTVDALMKLDLAAGVDVEIKV, translated from the coding sequence ATGGCATCTTCGAGCCAAACCATTCGCATCCGCCTCAAGGCGTTCGATTACCGCGTGCTGGATGCCAGCACGGCTGAGATCGTATCGACCGCGAAGCGTACGGGTGCATCGGTCCGCGGACCGATCCCGCTTCCCAACAAAATCGAGAAGTTCACGGTTCTTCGTGGTCCGCACATCGACAAGAAGTCGCGCGACCAGTTCGAGATCCGCACGCACAAGCGTCTTCTGGATATCGTCGACCCGACCCCGCAAACCGTGGACGCGCTGATGAAGCTCGACCTGGCTGCTGGCGTTGATGTCGAGATCAAGGTCTAA
- the tuf gene encoding elongation factor Tu, which yields MAKAKFERNKPHVNIGTIGHVDHGKTTLTAAITKYFGEFRAYDQIDGAPEERARGITISTAHVEYETEARHYAHVDCPGHADYVKNMITGAAQMDGAILVCAASDGPMPQTREHILLGRQVGIPYMVCYMNKVDLVDDAELLELVEMEIRELFSSYEYPGDDIPIIQGSAHQALIGERKDIGEDSVRALMAAVDTYIPTPARAVDQPFLMPIEDVFSISGRGTVVTGRVERGVINVGDEVEIVGIRDTKKSTCTGVEMFRKLLDRGEAGDNVGILLRGIDREGVERGQVLVKPKSVTPHTEFEAEAYILTKEEGGRHTPFFANYRPQFYFRTTDVTGTVELPEGTEMVMPGDNLKFNVTLIAPIAMEEKLRFAIREGGRTVGAGVVARIIK from the coding sequence ATGGCAAAGGCAAAGTTTGAACGTAACAAACCGCACGTTAACATTGGCACGATTGGCCACGTTGACCACGGCAAGACGACGCTGACCGCTGCGATCACGAAGTATTTCGGTGAATTCCGCGCATACGACCAAATTGACGGTGCGCCCGAAGAGCGTGCACGCGGCATCACGATCTCGACCGCTCACGTGGAATACGAGACCGAAGCGCGCCACTATGCGCACGTTGACTGCCCCGGCCACGCCGACTACGTCAAGAACATGATCACCGGTGCTGCCCAGATGGACGGCGCGATCCTGGTCTGTGCTGCGTCGGACGGCCCGATGCCGCAAACGCGCGAGCACATCCTGCTGGGCCGCCAAGTGGGTATTCCCTACATGGTCTGCTACATGAACAAGGTTGACCTTGTTGACGACGCAGAGCTGCTCGAGCTGGTCGAAATGGAAATCCGCGAGCTGTTCTCGTCGTACGAGTACCCCGGCGATGACATTCCGATCATCCAAGGTTCGGCGCACCAGGCGCTGATCGGCGAGCGCAAAGACATCGGCGAGGACTCGGTCCGCGCGCTGATGGCTGCTGTCGACACGTATATCCCGACGCCTGCACGTGCTGTTGACCAGCCGTTCCTGATGCCGATCGAGGACGTTTTCTCGATCTCGGGTCGTGGTACTGTGGTGACCGGCCGCGTCGAGCGCGGTGTGATCAACGTTGGCGACGAAGTTGAGATCGTCGGCATCCGCGACACGAAGAAGTCGACCTGCACGGGCGTTGAGATGTTCCGCAAGCTGCTGGACCGCGGCGAAGCTGGTGACAACGTTGGTATCCTGCTGCGCGGTATCGACCGCGAAGGCGTTGAGCGTGGCCAGGTTCTGGTCAAGCCCAAGTCGGTTACCCCGCACACCGAGTTCGAAGCCGAGGCGTATATCCTGACCAAGGAAGAAGGCGGCCGTCACACGCCGTTCTTTGCGAACTACCGTCCGCAATTCTACTTCCGCACGACCGATGTGACCGGCACTGTTGAGCTGCCCGAGGGCACCGAGATGGTGATGCCGGGCGACAACCTGAAGTTCAACGTCACGCTGATCGCGCCGATCGCCATGGAAGAGAAGCTGCGCTTCGCTATCCGTGAAGGCGGCCGCACCGTCGGTGCAGGCGTCGTCGCACGCATCATCAAGTAA
- the fusA gene encoding elongation factor G, which yields MARDYPLNLYRNFGIMAHIDAGKTTTTERILYYTGKSHKIGEVHDGAATMDWMEQEQERGITITSAATTTFWEQTYNGKDPISEKHRFNIIDTPGHVDFTIEVERSLAVLDGAVALLDANAGVEPQTETVWRQADRYKVPRIVFVNKMDKIGADFQKCLDMIKDRTGATPAPVAFPIGAEDKLEGIVDLLTMEEWVWEGEDLGASWVHRPIRDELKDEAETRRATLVELAVEMDDAAMEAYLEGNEPSTDELRKLIRKGTLAMAFVPVLAGSAFKNKGVQPLLNAVIDYLPGPLDVPAYMGFKPGDEEEIRNIPRSADDAQPFSALAFKIMNDPFVGSLTFTRIYSGVLKKGDQLINSTKGKRERVGRMMMMHAINREEIDEAFAGDIIALAGLKETTTGDTLCDPANPVVLETMTFPEPVIEIAVEPKSKADQEKMGLALQRLAAEDPSFRVETDLESGQTIMKGMGELHLDILVDRMRREFKVEANIGAPQVAYRETISGPADLDYTHKKQTGGTGQFARVKLEIRPTEPGEGYSFESKIVGGAVPKEYIPGVEKGIKSVMDSGPLAGFPVIDFKVALVDGAYHDVDSSVLAFEIATRAAMREGLKKAGAKLLEPVMKVEVVTPDEYTGSIIGDLTSRRGMVQGQDTRGNAIVINAMVPLANMFGYINNLRSMSSGRAQFTMLFDHYEAVPENISQEIQKKYA from the coding sequence ATGGCACGCGATTATCCGCTGAACCTCTACCGCAACTTCGGGATTATGGCGCACATCGACGCGGGTAAAACCACGACGACTGAGCGCATCCTGTATTACACCGGCAAGTCCCACAAGATCGGCGAAGTCCATGACGGCGCCGCGACCATGGACTGGATGGAGCAAGAGCAAGAACGGGGTATCACCATTACCTCGGCTGCGACGACGACGTTCTGGGAACAGACCTACAACGGTAAAGACCCGATCTCGGAGAAGCACCGCTTCAACATCATCGACACCCCCGGACACGTGGACTTCACCATTGAAGTCGAGCGTTCGCTGGCGGTTCTCGATGGTGCGGTTGCTCTGCTGGACGCCAACGCTGGTGTCGAGCCGCAGACCGAAACCGTGTGGCGTCAGGCTGACCGCTACAAGGTGCCGCGGATCGTGTTCGTCAACAAGATGGACAAGATCGGCGCCGACTTCCAAAAATGTCTCGACATGATCAAAGACCGCACGGGCGCAACGCCTGCGCCGGTTGCGTTCCCGATCGGTGCCGAAGACAAGCTGGAAGGCATTGTCGACCTGCTGACTATGGAAGAATGGGTTTGGGAAGGTGAAGACCTGGGCGCAAGCTGGGTTCACCGTCCGATCCGTGACGAGCTGAAAGACGAAGCTGAAACCCGTCGCGCCACGCTGGTTGAACTGGCTGTCGAGATGGACGACGCTGCGATGGAAGCCTATCTCGAAGGCAACGAGCCCTCGACCGACGAGCTGCGCAAGCTGATCCGCAAGGGTACGCTGGCGATGGCCTTCGTTCCGGTTCTGGCTGGTTCGGCGTTCAAGAACAAAGGCGTTCAGCCGCTGCTCAACGCTGTGATCGACTACCTTCCCGGTCCCCTTGATGTTCCCGCTTACATGGGCTTCAAACCGGGCGACGAAGAAGAAATTCGTAACATCCCCCGTTCGGCGGATGATGCGCAGCCCTTCTCGGCGCTGGCGTTCAAGATCATGAACGACCCCTTTGTTGGCTCGCTGACGTTCACCCGTATCTACTCGGGCGTTCTGAAGAAGGGCGATCAGCTCATCAACTCGACCAAAGGCAAGCGCGAGCGCGTCGGTCGTATGATGATGATGCACGCGATCAACCGCGAAGAGATCGACGAAGCGTTCGCTGGCGACATTATCGCGCTGGCAGGTCTGAAAGAAACCACCACGGGCGACACCCTGTGTGATCCGGCCAACCCGGTGGTTCTGGAAACCATGACCTTCCCCGAGCCCGTGATCGAGATCGCTGTCGAACCCAAGTCGAAAGCTGACCAAGAGAAGATGGGCCTGGCCCTGCAACGCTTGGCTGCTGAAGACCCGTCCTTCCGCGTCGAAACCGACCTCGAGTCCGGTCAGACGATCATGAAGGGCATGGGCGAGCTGCACCTCGACATTCTGGTCGACCGTATGCGTCGCGAATTCAAGGTCGAGGCGAACATCGGTGCGCCGCAAGTGGCCTATCGCGAAACCATCTCGGGCCCGGCAGATCTGGACTACACGCACAAGAAGCAAACCGGTGGTACCGGCCAATTCGCGCGCGTCAAACTCGAGATCCGTCCGACCGAGCCGGGCGAAGGTTACTCGTTCGAATCGAAGATCGTTGGTGGTGCTGTTCCCAAAGAATACATCCCCGGCGTCGAGAAGGGCATCAAGTCGGTCATGGACTCGGGTCCGCTGGCAGGCTTCCCGGTTATCGACTTCAAGGTTGCGCTGGTTGACGGTGCTTACCACGACGTCGACTCGTCGGTTCTGGCTTTCGAAATCGCCACCCGTGCAGCAATGCGCGAAGGCCTGAAGAAAGCTGGCGCGAAGCTGCTCGAGCCGGTGATGAAGGTCGAAGTTGTGACGCCCGATGAATACACCGGGTCGATCATCGGCGATCTGACCTCGCGTCGCGGTATGGTCCAAGGCCAAGATACCCGCGGCAATGCGATCGTGATCAACGCGATGGTCCCGCTGGCCAATATGTTCGGCTACATCAACAACCTGCGCTCGATGTCCTCGGGCCGTGCGCAGTTCACGATGCTGTTCGACCACTATGAGGCCGTGCCGGAGAACATCTCGCAAGAGATCCAGAAGAAATACGCCTGA
- the rpsG gene encoding 30S ribosomal protein S7 yields MSRRHAAEKREVLPDAKFGDRVVSKFMNNLMVDGKKSVAERIVYNAFDRVEGRAKKAPVEVFHEALDNIKPSVEVRSRRVGGATYQVPVEVRPERREALAIRWLIDASKKRNENTMEERLAGELMDASNNRGAAVKKREDTHKMADANKAFSHYRW; encoded by the coding sequence ATGTCGCGTCGTCACGCAGCTGAAAAGCGCGAAGTTCTGCCTGATGCCAAATTCGGCGATCGGGTTGTTTCGAAGTTCATGAACAACCTGATGGTCGACGGTAAGAAGTCGGTCGCAGAGCGCATTGTCTACAACGCATTCGACCGCGTTGAAGGCCGTGCGAAGAAGGCCCCCGTGGAAGTGTTCCACGAAGCCCTCGACAATATCAAACCCTCCGTCGAAGTGCGCTCGCGCCGCGTCGGTGGTGCTACGTACCAAGTTCCGGTTGAAGTGCGCCCCGAGCGTCGCGAAGCCCTGGCGATCCGTTGGTTGATCGATGCGTCCAAAAAGCGCAACGAGAACACCATGGAAGAGCGTCTGGCTGGCGAGCTGATGGATGCATCGAACAACCGTGGCGCTGCTGTTAAGAAGCGTGAAGACACCCATAAGATGGCCGATGCCAACAAGGCATTCAGCCACTACCGCTGGTAA
- the rpsL gene encoding 30S ribosomal protein S12, translated as MPTIQQLIRKPRQPKVTKSKSQHLEGCPQKRGVCTRVYTTTPKKPNSAMRKVAKVRLTNSFEVISYIPGESHNLQEHSVVLIRGGRVKDLPGVRYHILRGVLDTQGVKNRKQRRSKYGAKRPK; from the coding sequence ATGCCAACGATCCAACAGCTGATCCGCAAACCGCGGCAGCCGAAAGTGACCAAGTCTAAGTCGCAGCACCTGGAAGGGTGCCCGCAAAAACGTGGCGTTTGCACGCGCGTTTACACCACCACCCCGAAAAAGCCGAACTCGGCTATGCGTAAGGTCGCCAAAGTGCGCCTGACCAATAGCTTCGAAGTCATCAGCTATATTCCGGGTGAAAGCCATAACCTGCAAGAACACTCGGTCGTGCTGATCCGCGGCGGCCGTGTAAAAGACTTGCCGGGTGTGCGTTACCACATCCTGCGCGGCGTTTTGGATACCCAAGGCGTCAAGAACCGTAAGCAACGCCGTTCGAAATACGGCGCCAAGCGTCCGAAGTGA
- a CDS encoding DMT family transporter, whose translation MADMKSNLRGAGLMAAGMASFAASDTVMKVLGGTYPLFQLLLLRGLGVMLLLGGVCLLRGYFRLKISPRDAWFMFLRVMGEVGAAWLFLTALFSMNYADALAILQALPLVVTLGAALFLGERLSAARIAVIIVGFFGVMVIIRPGGSAFSWYALLVVLSVISVALRDLASRKMSEQIPTVYASFIGAAGVTLSALIAAFGTPFVPMPAHDSLLLTIAVVGIAGGYVGTLAGVRVGDISFVAPFRYTSLLTMIIASVMVFGIFPDIWTLLGATIVVASGLMSLWVEQRIARALDAGARLGAG comes from the coding sequence ATGGCGGATATGAAAAGCAACCTGCGCGGCGCGGGGTTGATGGCTGCGGGCATGGCGTCATTTGCGGCCTCGGACACGGTCATGAAGGTGCTGGGCGGCACCTATCCCCTGTTTCAACTGTTATTGCTGCGGGGCTTGGGTGTGATGCTGTTGCTGGGCGGTGTCTGTCTTTTGCGCGGCTATTTTCGCCTGAAAATCAGTCCGCGTGATGCCTGGTTCATGTTCCTGCGCGTGATGGGCGAGGTGGGCGCCGCCTGGCTATTTCTGACTGCGCTGTTCAGCATGAATTACGCCGATGCTTTGGCGATCTTGCAGGCCTTGCCGCTGGTCGTCACCCTTGGTGCCGCGCTGTTTCTGGGCGAGCGTCTATCCGCCGCGCGTATTGCCGTCATCATCGTTGGATTCTTTGGCGTGATGGTCATCATCCGGCCCGGCGGCTCGGCTTTTTCATGGTATGCGTTGCTGGTCGTGTTGTCGGTGATCAGCGTCGCGTTGCGCGATCTGGCCTCGCGCAAAATGTCGGAGCAGATCCCGACGGTTTATGCGTCATTCATTGGCGCGGCCGGGGTGACGCTGTCGGCGCTGATCGCGGCGTTCGGCACGCCATTCGTGCCGATGCCCGCGCATGATTCGCTGTTGCTGACCATTGCCGTTGTCGGCATCGCCGGCGGTTATGTCGGGACGCTGGCCGGTGTGCGGGTAGGGGACATCAGTTTTGTCGCGCCGTTCCGCTATACCAGCCTTTTGACGATGATCATCGCCAGCGTCATGGTCTTTGGTATCTTCCCTGATATCTGGACACTTTTGGGCGCAACCATCGTGGTAGCCAGTGGGTTGATGTCCCTTTGGGTCGAGCAACGTATCGCCCGCGCGCTGGATGCAGGCGCGCGCTTGGGGGCGGGTTGA
- a CDS encoding glycosyltransferase, with protein sequence MISLAVTFVCRFSYLGDGGFQVEHESLEARAAFLYDRKRLLQRFAWFEHVTLPAIRYQTDPNFTFLLMTGDSLPDWALEKLRALLADVPQAVIMQLPPMRHRDACHQAMTDLAPIEGATHYALTRLDDDDAVALDYVERLRLDFGPDLQRFWARNRMLALDYTRGMVLEQGADDGAPLDPRIMQLATAGLALIFGPHRRADLFRFAHHKLAGRMTVLSQEDDVMFVRGVHGQNDSNASGQRGLPWEIVEIDLDETLIARFAIERANLAAALKAAELS encoded by the coding sequence ATGATCTCACTTGCTGTAACCTTTGTGTGCCGGTTCTCTTATCTGGGAGATGGCGGTTTTCAGGTTGAACACGAAAGCCTCGAGGCCCGTGCGGCCTTTCTTTATGATCGCAAGCGGCTGCTGCAGCGTTTCGCATGGTTTGAACATGTAACCCTGCCGGCGATCCGTTATCAGACCGATCCCAACTTTACCTTTTTGCTGATGACCGGCGACAGCCTGCCTGATTGGGCGCTGGAAAAGCTGCGGGCGCTGCTGGCCGATGTGCCGCAGGCCGTGATCATGCAACTGCCGCCAATGCGTCACCGCGATGCCTGCCATCAGGCGATGACCGATCTTGCCCCGATCGAGGGGGCGACCCATTACGCGCTGACCCGTCTGGATGACGATGACGCTGTCGCGCTGGATTATGTCGAACGCTTGCGCCTGGATTTTGGCCCTGATCTGCAGCGCTTTTGGGCGCGCAACCGGATGCTGGCACTGGATTACACGCGCGGCATGGTGCTAGAGCAGGGCGCTGATGACGGCGCGCCGCTCGATCCGCGTATCATGCAACTTGCGACGGCGGGCCTTGCGCTCATCTTTGGCCCGCACCGCCGCGCGGATCTGTTTCGTTTCGCACATCATAAACTGGCCGGCCGGATGACGGTCCTTAGCCAAGAGGATGATGTGATGTTCGTGCGCGGCGTGCATGGCCAGAACGATTCGAACGCAAGCGGCCAGCGCGGTCTGCCGTGGGAGATTGTTGAAATCGACCTTGACGAGACGCTGATTGCACGCTTTGCCATAGAGCGGGCCAATCTGGCCGCTGCGCTGAAGGCGGCAGAGCTTTCCTAG